The Chelonoidis abingdonii isolate Lonesome George chromosome 9, CheloAbing_2.0, whole genome shotgun sequence genome has a segment encoding these proteins:
- the PIGBOS1 gene encoding protein PIGBOS1 — MYGKMPLPHMFLGALLGVAGGFYIYKPIFEQYHRKQNKLKEKLQAPEVEEKKE; from the coding sequence ATGTATGGTAAAATGCCATTACCTCACATGTTTCTGGGGGCTCTCCTTGGAGTTGCAGGGGGATTCTACATCTATAAACCAATATTTGAACAATAtcacagaaaacagaataaattaaaagaaaagctgCAAGCACCAGAagtagaagagaagaaagaatag